The following are encoded in a window of Halosolutus halophilus genomic DNA:
- the pyrG gene encoding glutamine hydrolyzing CTP synthase, which translates to MPTESDTHYDPSLGNKFIFVTGGVMSGLGKGITAASTGRLLKNAGFDVTAVKIDPYLNVDAGTMNPYQHGEVYVLEDGGEVDLDLGNYERFLDVDMTSDHNITTGKTYQHVIEKERAGDYLGKTVQIIPHITDDIKRRIREAADGTDVCIVEVGGTVGDIEGMPYLEALRQFAHEEPEENVLFVHVTLVPYSKNGEQKTKPTQHSVKEVRSIGLQPDVIVGRCDDRLDQQTKEKIALFCDIPTEAVFSNPDVEDVYHVPLMVEDEGLDQYVLERFGIADEALPESERTNDWREIVTTEKDGAVDVALVGKYDLEDAYMSIHESLKHAGFELGVDVNVHWVSAGEMAEGHDGQLDDVDGVIVPGGFGMRGSEGKIEAVRYARENDVPFLGLCLGFQMAVVEYARNVLGLEDAHSAEMDGETPHPVIDILPEQYEVEDMGGTMRLGEHTTVIEPETLAYDLYGDTSCSERHRHRYEVNPEYFDRFEDEPLVFSGTAGNRMEILELEDHPYFLGTQFHPEYTSRPGQPSPPFLGLVEAVHEQTDASPDDAETDAETEVTH; encoded by the coding sequence ATGCCGACGGAATCGGACACTCATTATGACCCCTCGCTGGGGAACAAGTTCATCTTCGTCACCGGCGGCGTGATGTCTGGACTCGGCAAGGGGATCACGGCCGCGAGCACCGGCCGTCTTCTCAAGAACGCCGGGTTCGACGTCACCGCCGTCAAGATCGACCCGTATCTGAACGTCGATGCGGGGACGATGAACCCCTACCAGCACGGGGAGGTATACGTCCTGGAAGACGGCGGCGAGGTCGACCTTGACCTGGGGAACTACGAGCGGTTCCTCGACGTCGACATGACCTCGGACCACAACATCACCACCGGGAAGACCTACCAGCACGTCATCGAGAAAGAACGCGCCGGCGACTATCTGGGGAAGACGGTCCAGATCATCCCGCACATCACGGACGACATCAAGCGTCGAATCCGTGAGGCCGCCGACGGCACCGACGTCTGTATCGTCGAGGTCGGCGGTACCGTGGGCGACATCGAGGGAATGCCCTATCTCGAGGCGCTTCGCCAGTTCGCCCACGAGGAACCGGAGGAGAACGTCCTGTTCGTCCACGTCACGCTCGTCCCCTACTCGAAAAACGGCGAGCAAAAGACCAAGCCCACGCAACACAGCGTCAAGGAGGTCCGATCGATCGGCCTCCAGCCCGACGTGATCGTCGGCCGCTGTGACGATCGACTCGATCAGCAGACCAAAGAGAAGATCGCGCTCTTCTGTGACATCCCGACGGAGGCTGTCTTCTCGAACCCGGACGTCGAGGACGTCTATCACGTCCCGCTGATGGTCGAGGACGAGGGCCTCGACCAGTACGTACTGGAGCGGTTCGGCATCGCCGACGAGGCCCTGCCGGAGAGCGAGCGGACGAACGACTGGCGCGAGATCGTCACGACGGAGAAAGACGGCGCGGTCGACGTCGCGCTGGTCGGCAAGTACGACCTGGAGGACGCCTACATGTCGATTCACGAGTCGCTCAAGCACGCCGGCTTCGAACTCGGCGTCGACGTGAACGTCCACTGGGTGTCCGCCGGTGAGATGGCCGAGGGCCACGACGGCCAACTCGACGACGTCGACGGCGTCATCGTCCCCGGCGGGTTCGGAATGCGCGGCTCGGAGGGCAAAATCGAGGCCGTCCGCTATGCCCGCGAGAACGACGTGCCGTTCCTGGGACTCTGCCTGGGCTTCCAGATGGCCGTCGTCGAGTACGCCCGGAACGTGCTGGGACTCGAGGACGCTCACTCGGCGGAGATGGACGGAGAGACGCCCCATCCCGTCATCGACATCCTGCCCGAACAGTACGAGGTCGAGGACATGGGCGGCACGATGCGCCTGGGCGAGCACACGACCGTTATCGAACCCGAAACGCTCGCTTACGACCTCTACGGCGACACGTCCTGTTCCGAACGCCACCGCCACCGCTACGAGGTCAATCCCGAGTACTTCGATCGGTTCGAGGACGAACCGCTGGTGTTCTCGGGGACTGCCGGCAACCGGATGGAGATCCTCGAACTCGAGGACCACCCGTACTTCCTCGGGACGCAGTTCCATCCCGAGTACACGTCCCGGCCGGGCCAGCCGAGTCCACCGTTCCTCGGACTGGTCGAGGCCGTCCACGAGCAGACGGACGCGTCGCCCGACGACGCGGAAACGGACGCCGAAACGGAGGTAACCCACTGA
- the guaA gene encoding glutamine-hydrolyzing GMP synthase yields MVDTDTFVPDAVAEIEDQIDDANAVIALSGGVDSSVAAALAYEAIGDRLTPVYVDTGLMRRGETDQIRETFDYMESLRIVDAKDRFLDALSGVTDPEEKREVIGEQFIREFEREATDADADYLVQGTIYPDRIESEGGIKSHHNVGGLPEVVDFEGIVEPVRDLYKDEVREVARHLGLDEIVAERMPFPGPGLAVRVIGEVTEEKLEVARHACHVVEEELEEYDPWQALAAVIGKATGVKGDNRVHGWVVSVRSVDSRDGMTARAQEIDWETLQRIQSRITGQNENVARVVYDVTHKPPATIEYE; encoded by the coding sequence ATGGTAGACACGGACACGTTCGTCCCGGACGCAGTCGCAGAGATCGAAGACCAAATCGACGACGCCAACGCCGTCATCGCGCTCTCGGGCGGTGTCGACTCCTCGGTCGCCGCCGCTCTGGCCTACGAGGCCATCGGCGATCGCCTCACTCCGGTCTACGTCGACACCGGCCTCATGCGCAGGGGCGAGACCGACCAGATCCGCGAGACGTTCGACTACATGGAGTCGCTGCGGATCGTCGACGCGAAAGATCGGTTCCTCGACGCGCTCTCCGGCGTCACCGACCCCGAGGAGAAACGCGAGGTCATCGGCGAGCAGTTCATCCGCGAGTTCGAGCGCGAGGCCACGGACGCGGACGCGGACTACCTCGTCCAGGGGACGATCTACCCCGATCGCATCGAGAGCGAGGGCGGGATCAAGTCCCACCACAACGTGGGCGGACTCCCGGAGGTCGTCGACTTCGAGGGCATCGTCGAGCCAGTACGCGACCTCTACAAGGACGAGGTCCGCGAGGTGGCGCGTCACCTCGGCCTCGACGAAATCGTCGCCGAGCGGATGCCGTTCCCCGGTCCCGGCCTGGCGGTGCGCGTGATCGGCGAGGTCACCGAGGAGAAACTCGAGGTCGCCCGCCACGCCTGTCACGTGGTCGAGGAAGAACTCGAGGAGTACGACCCCTGGCAAGCGCTCGCGGCGGTGATCGGCAAGGCGACCGGCGTGAAAGGCGACAACCGGGTACACGGGTGGGTCGTCTCCGTGCGATCGGTCGACTCGCGGGACGGGATGACCGCCCGCGCCCAGGAGATCGACTGGGAGACGCTCCAGCGCATCCAGTCCCGTATCACCGGCCAGAACGAGAACGTCGCCCGCGTCGTCTACGACGTGACGCACAAACCGCCCGCGACGATCGAGTACGAATGA
- a CDS encoding glucose-6-phosphate isomerase — protein MNVDIGNALASVASPGVSREALDRLDEQVADAHDRIERGMANGDHGYEALNLPQRTDPDAIRSAVEPVSDAEALITIGIGGSSLGAATIVDALDSVERGSMESDGTETVFLDNVDPEWVTAHLDRLPLENTAINVVSRSGTTAETLANFLVVREAFESATIDWTERTIVTTGESGPLRDLADRHDLPSLKVPDGVPGRFSALSAVGMVAAAVCGHDLDALLEGAAAEAETLSGSLFECPAYAYGATTYALDARGAGMNAMVPYAESLETYSEWFAQLWAESLGKDDLGQTPLRALGVTDQHSQLQLYRAGPRDKVVTFVSPRETADRSIPATDVAELAYLGDASLGDLLAAEFEATEASLAAAGRPTVRVEIDRVDEYELGGLLYGMEAACVLAGELYGVNTFEQPAVEWAKKATRGLLGGVSESDSDGEFAEADAVAEKTELRIER, from the coding sequence ATGAACGTCGACATCGGAAACGCGCTCGCGTCGGTCGCGTCGCCGGGCGTCTCCCGCGAGGCCCTCGATCGGCTGGACGAGCAGGTCGCGGACGCACACGATCGCATCGAACGGGGGATGGCGAACGGGGACCACGGCTACGAAGCGCTGAACCTCCCGCAGCGGACCGATCCCGACGCGATCCGATCGGCCGTCGAACCGGTGTCCGACGCCGAGGCGCTGATCACGATCGGCATCGGCGGGAGTTCGCTGGGGGCGGCGACGATCGTCGACGCGCTCGATAGCGTCGAGCGTGGCTCGATGGAGTCCGACGGCACGGAGACCGTCTTCCTCGACAACGTCGATCCCGAGTGGGTCACCGCGCACCTCGATCGGCTTCCGCTCGAGAACACGGCGATCAACGTGGTCTCCCGGTCCGGGACGACGGCGGAGACGCTCGCGAACTTCCTCGTCGTCCGCGAGGCGTTCGAGTCGGCGACCATTGACTGGACCGAACGAACGATCGTGACGACGGGCGAGTCCGGGCCGCTTCGCGACCTCGCCGATCGTCACGACCTGCCCTCGTTGAAGGTTCCGGACGGCGTCCCCGGGCGCTTCTCCGCGCTCTCTGCGGTCGGGATGGTCGCCGCGGCCGTCTGCGGCCACGACCTCGACGCCTTGCTCGAGGGGGCCGCCGCCGAGGCCGAGACGCTCTCGGGATCGCTGTTCGAGTGCCCCGCTTACGCGTACGGCGCGACGACCTACGCGCTCGACGCCCGCGGGGCCGGGATGAACGCGATGGTGCCCTACGCCGAGTCGCTCGAGACCTACTCCGAGTGGTTCGCCCAGCTATGGGCCGAGAGCCTCGGCAAGGACGACCTCGGCCAGACGCCGCTGCGCGCGCTCGGCGTGACGGACCAGCACTCGCAACTCCAGCTCTACCGCGCCGGCCCGCGCGACAAGGTCGTCACGTTCGTCAGCCCTCGCGAGACCGCGGATCGATCGATCCCCGCGACCGACGTCGCGGAGCTCGCCTATCTCGGCGACGCGTCGCTCGGCGACCTTCTCGCGGCGGAGTTCGAGGCGACCGAGGCGAGCCTCGCCGCCGCCGGCCGGCCGACCGTTCGCGTCGAGATCGATCGGGTCGACGAGTACGAACTGGGCGGCCTGCTGTACGGGATGGAAGCAGCCTGCGTGCTCGCGGGCGAACTCTACGGCGTGAACACGTTCGAACAGCCGGCCGTCGAGTGGGCGAAGAAGGCCACGCGGGGGCTGCTCGGCGGCGTCTCGGAATCGGATTCCGACGGCGAGTTCGCGGAAGCCGACGCGGTCGCCGAGAAGACCGAACTTCGGATCGAGCGCTGA
- a CDS encoding NOB1 family endonuclease, giving the protein MYVLDSSAFIHDFHTTEQTATIPLVRDELEDESAYRYDAMEGSGMHIHIPNEDTTEKVQRAARESGDLEVLSETDVRLVAASFELDGTLVTDDYAMQNVAEKLNVDVQVIAREGIDEQRQWHYQCQGCGREFDEEKDRCPICGSQLARKNPS; this is encoded by the coding sequence ATGTACGTTCTCGACTCCTCGGCTTTTATTCACGACTTCCACACGACAGAACAGACTGCGACTATCCCGCTCGTCCGCGACGAACTTGAGGACGAGAGTGCCTACCGCTACGACGCGATGGAAGGTTCGGGCATGCACATCCACATCCCGAACGAGGACACCACGGAGAAGGTCCAGCGTGCGGCCAGGGAATCCGGTGATCTCGAAGTACTCTCGGAGACGGACGTTCGACTCGTCGCAGCCAGTTTCGAACTCGACGGGACCCTCGTCACCGACGACTACGCGATGCAGAACGTCGCCGAGAAACTGAACGTCGACGTGCAGGTGATCGCGCGCGAGGGCATCGACGAACAGCGCCAGTGGCACTACCAGTGCCAGGGCTGTGGCCGTGAGTTCGACGAGGAGAAGGATCGATGCCCGATCTGTGGCTCACAGCTCGCCCGGAAGAATCCGTCGTAG
- a CDS encoding PRC-barrel domain-containing protein, with protein sequence MSDILAENLSGKSVMGSDGTELGMLYNITMDLKSGKLHDLVIEPDAELSPRNVDFDLDDTGRFLVPVGRVQAVKDYIVVQR encoded by the coding sequence ATGAGCGATATACTCGCTGAAAACCTCTCGGGGAAATCCGTCATGGGATCCGACGGAACTGAACTGGGAATGCTCTACAACATCACGATGGACCTCAAGTCGGGGAAACTCCACGACCTCGTCATCGAACCGGACGCAGAACTGTCCCCCCGGAACGTCGATTTCGATCTCGACGACACCGGCCGCTTCCTGGTCCCCGTCGGCCGCGTCCAGGCGGTGAAAGATTACATCGTCGTCCAGCGCTAA
- the infB gene encoding translation initiation factor IF-2 encodes MSDSDPNDPTSLRTPIVAVLGHVDHGKTSLLDKIRGSAVIEGEAGAITQHIGATAVPLDIVSSIAGELVDPDDFDLPGLLFIDTPGHHSFTTLRSRGGALADIAILVVDVNDGFQPQTLEALDILRRSETPFIVAANKIDTVPGWNENENSPINATYDDQSDRVRSRLDEKLYEIIGNLSDEGFSADLYWRVQNFQRNVGVVPVSAMTGEGVPDLLAVMMGLSQRYMKEEMEIDVAGPGVGTVLEVKEEKGFGKTIDIVLYDGTIRADDTIVVGGQNDPIVTEVRALLQPRPLAEIRTESRFEKVDEVSAAAGIKVAAPDLGGAMAGAPVRVVRDRDLEDVIDEVEAELADIAVDTEEQGVVVKADTLGSLEAMADALEDAEVPIVRAEVGDVAPRDVSVASTAEDPKQQVILGFNVDVLSDADQRAEIEDVTVFTDEVIYQLVEEYEEHVEEIERAQQDTILENIVRPARFRILPDHTFRQNDPAVVGVEVNSGTVQNNTNVVKFEGNEPERVGQIKGIQEQGEDVDEARAGNRVSVAIDGPTVGRQIEEDDELWAEIPEKHAKILEQELASEIPGDELEALNMYLDKQRSRDPFWGK; translated from the coding sequence ATGTCTGATTCGGATCCAAACGACCCTACATCTCTGCGAACCCCGATCGTCGCTGTCCTCGGGCACGTCGATCACGGCAAGACGAGTCTCCTCGACAAGATCCGCGGCTCAGCGGTCATCGAGGGCGAAGCAGGGGCGATTACCCAGCACATCGGTGCGACGGCGGTTCCGCTGGACATCGTCTCTTCGATCGCGGGCGAACTCGTCGATCCCGACGACTTCGACCTCCCCGGCCTGCTGTTCATCGACACGCCGGGCCACCACTCCTTTACCACGCTGCGCTCCCGCGGTGGCGCGCTCGCGGACATCGCCATCCTCGTCGTCGACGTCAACGACGGCTTCCAGCCCCAGACGCTCGAAGCGCTCGACATCCTCCGCCGGTCCGAGACGCCCTTTATCGTCGCGGCGAACAAGATCGACACCGTTCCGGGGTGGAACGAAAACGAGAACTCCCCGATCAACGCGACCTACGACGACCAGTCCGATCGGGTCAGGTCGCGACTCGACGAGAAACTCTACGAGATCATCGGGAACCTCTCCGACGAAGGGTTCTCCGCGGACCTCTACTGGCGGGTCCAGAACTTCCAGCGGAACGTCGGCGTCGTCCCCGTCTCGGCGATGACCGGCGAGGGGGTTCCGGACCTGCTCGCCGTGATGATGGGCCTCTCCCAGCGGTACATGAAAGAGGAGATGGAGATCGACGTCGCCGGCCCCGGCGTCGGCACCGTTCTCGAGGTCAAAGAGGAGAAAGGCTTCGGGAAGACGATCGACATCGTCCTCTACGACGGGACGATCAGGGCCGACGACACGATCGTCGTCGGCGGCCAGAACGATCCGATCGTCACCGAGGTCCGGGCGCTGCTCCAGCCGCGTCCGCTCGCCGAGATCCGGACCGAGAGTCGCTTCGAGAAGGTCGACGAGGTCTCGGCGGCCGCCGGGATCAAGGTCGCCGCACCGGACCTCGGCGGGGCGATGGCCGGTGCACCCGTCCGCGTCGTCCGCGATCGGGACCTCGAGGACGTCATCGACGAGGTCGAGGCCGAACTCGCGGACATCGCCGTCGACACCGAAGAACAGGGCGTCGTCGTCAAGGCCGACACGCTCGGGAGTCTCGAAGCGATGGCCGACGCCCTCGAAGACGCGGAGGTGCCGATCGTTCGCGCGGAGGTCGGCGACGTCGCGCCGCGTGACGTCTCGGTCGCTTCGACGGCGGAGGATCCGAAACAGCAGGTCATCCTCGGGTTCAACGTCGACGTCCTGAGCGACGCCGACCAGCGCGCCGAAATCGAGGACGTGACGGTCTTCACGGACGAGGTCATCTACCAGCTCGTCGAGGAGTACGAGGAGCACGTCGAGGAGATCGAACGTGCTCAGCAGGACACCATCCTCGAGAACATCGTACGGCCCGCCCGGTTCCGCATCCTGCCGGATCACACCTTCCGCCAGAACGACCCCGCAGTCGTCGGCGTCGAGGTCAACTCCGGCACCGTCCAGAACAACACGAACGTCGTCAAATTCGAGGGCAACGAACCCGAACGCGTCGGCCAGATCAAGGGTATCCAGGAACAGGGCGAGGACGTCGACGAGGCCCGCGCAGGCAACCGCGTCTCGGTCGCGATCGACGGCCCCACCGTCGGCCGCCAGATCGAGGAGGACGACGAACTCTGGGCCGAGATCCCCGAGAAACACGCGAAGATCCTCGAACAGGAACTGGCCAGCGAGATCCCCGGCGACGAACTCGAGGCGCTGAACATGTACCTCGACAAGCAGCGCAGTCGCGATCCGTTCTGGGGCAAGTAG
- a CDS encoding CPBP family intramembrane glutamic endopeptidase, producing the protein MNETARADDAGSYSSGAAPAVGTGLAAITVAAMAVPVRRGVDDPIVWTGAAFALAAVFAFLGSRYGRIDRRIAGSIAAASSLAVVLLSGYALNQGVSVPVTLPTLGWSISLLFTAFLTAGFATGIGIADYFGIGGHGLKVRSLRITLLLVVGLTGLIAAQVAMLLLALPVLLVADSLSQLQRVAISQFGMALGTAVVAGGYLAFREYDLSYLDLRLPTIRQVVWTVGGLVVLFGTLFSISVLFQSAGVESADHGTAQQAQENPEIMLVLIPAAILIIGPFEELLYRNVIQKSLYETFSRYGAVVAGSVIFAVVHVLAYGTAGAGQIIASLTVIFGLSIVLGTLYERTDNLLVPALVHGLYDAILFANLYLTYG; encoded by the coding sequence ATGAACGAGACAGCACGGGCCGACGACGCCGGCTCGTACTCCTCCGGGGCCGCTCCCGCCGTGGGGACCGGCCTCGCCGCCATCACGGTCGCCGCGATGGCGGTCCCCGTTCGCCGCGGTGTCGACGATCCGATCGTCTGGACCGGCGCAGCGTTCGCGCTGGCAGCCGTCTTCGCCTTTCTCGGCAGTCGATACGGACGGATAGATCGTCGGATCGCGGGCTCGATCGCGGCCGCTTCGAGTCTCGCGGTGGTCTTGCTCTCGGGTTACGCACTGAATCAGGGGGTGTCGGTCCCGGTGACGCTCCCGACGCTCGGATGGTCGATTTCGCTGCTGTTTACGGCCTTCCTCACGGCGGGGTTCGCCACGGGTATCGGGATCGCCGATTACTTCGGGATCGGCGGTCATGGGCTCAAGGTTCGCAGTCTCCGCATCACCCTGTTGCTCGTCGTCGGACTCACGGGGCTGATCGCGGCACAGGTCGCGATGCTCCTGCTCGCCCTTCCCGTCTTGCTCGTCGCCGACTCGCTCTCACAGTTGCAACGCGTCGCGATCAGCCAGTTCGGGATGGCACTCGGGACGGCGGTCGTCGCAGGGGGGTATCTCGCGTTCCGGGAGTACGATCTCTCGTACCTCGATCTCAGACTGCCGACGATACGGCAGGTCGTCTGGACGGTCGGTGGACTCGTCGTCCTGTTCGGCACGCTGTTTTCGATTTCGGTCCTGTTCCAGTCCGCCGGCGTCGAGAGCGCCGATCACGGGACGGCCCAGCAGGCCCAGGAGAACCCCGAGATCATGCTGGTGTTGATCCCCGCTGCGATCCTGATCATCGGTCCCTTCGAGGAGTTGCTCTACCGGAACGTCATCCAGAAATCACTCTACGAGACGTTCTCGCGCTACGGGGCCGTCGTCGCCGGGAGCGTGATTTTCGCCGTCGTCCACGTACTGGCCTACGGCACCGCCGGGGCGGGACAGATCATCGCGAGCCTGACCGTGATCTTCGGGCTCTCGATCGTCCTCGGGACGCTGTACGAACGGACGGATAACCTCCTCGTTCCGGCGCTCGTCCACGGGCTGTACGACGCGATCCTGTTCGCGAACCTGTACCTGACCTACGGCTGA
- a CDS encoding MOSC domain-containing protein gives MHARGTVEGIYVAPDSGDPMRERDSVEAVAGRGLWGDRYFRERGLYDRRDDLPEATDITLVEREALDAATRDEGTELHPRETRRNVLTRGVPLNHLVDREFRVGDATLVGVRLCEPCSYMESLAGTAGAVDALVHRGGLNANIVDSGSIAVGDDVDF, from the coding sequence ATGCACGCCCGAGGAACCGTCGAGGGGATCTACGTCGCGCCGGACTCCGGCGACCCGATGCGGGAACGCGATTCCGTCGAGGCAGTCGCGGGTCGAGGGCTTTGGGGCGATCGATACTTCCGCGAGCGGGGGCTGTACGATCGACGCGACGACCTGCCGGAGGCGACCGATATCACGCTCGTCGAACGGGAAGCGCTCGACGCGGCGACGCGCGACGAGGGAACGGAGCTTCACCCCCGCGAGACGCGACGGAACGTCCTGACGCGGGGGGTTCCACTGAACCACCTCGTCGATCGCGAGTTCCGGGTCGGGGACGCGACGCTCGTCGGCGTTCGGCTCTGTGAACCCTGCAGCTACATGGAATCGCTGGCCGGAACGGCGGGAGCGGTCGATGCGCTGGTCCACCGCGGCGGGCTGAACGCGAATATCGTCGATTCGGGATCGATCGCCGTCGGCGACGACGTCGACTTCTGA
- a CDS encoding 5-formyltetrahydrofolate cyclo-ligase gives MGPIDADDDRIDDRSGGDRTDDAIDKATIRQRIWDDLEESGVARFPFPPHGRIPNFENANRAADRLADQPEWEAATTIKANPDAPQLPVRRRALRDGKTVYMAVPRLADERCFLKLDPDALDDYDAATTVSGSSTHGDQVGPEDVEPIDLIVSGSVAVTEDGSRIGKGEGYSDLEYAVLRDLGLVDDETSVATTVHERQLIDDPVAIGRHDVTMTLVVTPDRVRRPPEQRQPSGIDWTLLDEERREEIPVLRQLRDRSDG, from the coding sequence ATGGGGCCGATCGACGCCGACGACGATCGGATCGACGACCGTAGCGGCGGCGATCGGACCGACGACGCCATCGACAAGGCGACCATCAGACAGCGCATCTGGGACGATCTGGAGGAGAGCGGCGTCGCCCGGTTTCCATTCCCGCCCCACGGCCGCATTCCGAATTTCGAAAACGCGAACCGGGCCGCCGATCGGCTGGCCGACCAGCCCGAGTGGGAGGCGGCGACGACGATCAAGGCGAATCCCGACGCACCGCAGTTACCCGTCCGCCGGCGGGCCCTGCGGGACGGCAAGACGGTCTACATGGCAGTCCCCAGACTCGCGGACGAGCGGTGTTTCCTGAAACTCGATCCCGACGCCCTCGACGACTACGACGCGGCGACGACGGTCTCGGGATCGTCGACGCACGGCGACCAGGTCGGGCCGGAGGACGTCGAGCCGATCGATCTGATCGTTTCGGGCAGCGTAGCAGTGACCGAAGACGGCAGTCGCATCGGAAAAGGCGAGGGCTACAGCGATCTCGAGTACGCCGTCCTCCGTGATCTCGGGCTGGTCGACGACGAGACGTCGGTCGCGACTACGGTGCACGAGCGACAACTGATCGACGACCCGGTCGCGATCGGACGTCACGACGTCACGATGACGCTGGTCGTCACGCCCGATCGGGTACGGCGACCACCGGAGCAACGTCAGCCGTCGGGAATCGACTGGACGCTACTCGACGAGGAGCGGCGCGAGGAAATCCCGGTGTTACGGCAACTCCGCGATCGCTCGGACGGATAG
- a CDS encoding DUF7126 family protein has translation MSMDAIVAGPDEDGIADALEAEGVDVARVTGVVSRPALEEAGICEADLYVLTDVGQATTIPIAHDLNDDLRTVTYARETIPEFVKGQLDLAIDPQLMNATVVAEELAG, from the coding sequence ATGAGCATGGACGCGATCGTCGCCGGCCCGGACGAGGACGGTATCGCGGACGCACTCGAGGCCGAAGGCGTCGACGTGGCCCGCGTTACCGGCGTCGTCTCGCGGCCCGCACTCGAGGAGGCGGGCATCTGCGAGGCGGACCTGTACGTCCTGACCGACGTCGGACAGGCGACCACCATCCCGATCGCACACGACCTCAACGACGACCTGCGGACGGTCACCTACGCGCGGGAGACGATCCCCGAGTTCGTCAAGGGACAACTCGATCTCGCGATCGATCCCCAGTTGATGAACGCCACCGTCGTCGCCGAAGAACTGGCCGGTTGA
- a CDS encoding MarR family winged helix-turn-helix transcriptional regulator, with protein sequence MISYLFWYAVLFLLWEREEVARKELAAAIDDDRFDLSHHLGDLVDVGFVARTGAPEGEDGRQTVYRITHLGRQEVDSDGGTVSNGVGTLPDGRSNRAN encoded by the coding sequence ATGATATCGTACTTATTTTGGTATGCCGTCCTGTTCCTGCTGTGGGAGCGAGAAGAGGTCGCTCGAAAAGAACTCGCCGCCGCGATCGACGACGACCGCTTCGACCTCAGCCACCACCTCGGAGACCTCGTCGACGTCGGATTCGTCGCACGGACCGGTGCTCCCGAGGGCGAAGACGGGCGACAAACCGTCTACAGGATCACGCATCTCGGTCGCCAGGAGGTCGATTCGGACGGCGGAACCGTTTCGAACGGTGTGGGGACTCTCCCGGACGGGCGATCGAATCGAGCGAACTGA
- a CDS encoding MogA/MoaB family molybdenum cofactor biosynthesis protein — protein sequence MSEQNADATDAGERTFCVGVVTIAADRDLASDEAGKAVVTGFEAEGHEIAMREHVGPDYDKVQSIVERMIDRDDVDFVVTAGATSIEPEDVTLDAVEPLLEQEITAFDELFTQIGYELIGSQIVATRTLAGVSEQVLVFCLPGDPDAASLAIEDIILPEAAALVDLAREDRTADDDDDVNGDE from the coding sequence ATGAGCGAGCAAAACGCGGACGCGACTGACGCCGGTGAGCGCACGTTCTGCGTCGGCGTCGTCACGATCGCCGCCGACCGCGACCTCGCGTCGGACGAGGCCGGTAAAGCCGTCGTCACGGGTTTCGAAGCCGAGGGACACGAGATCGCCATGCGCGAACACGTCGGGCCCGACTACGACAAGGTCCAGTCGATCGTCGAGCGGATGATCGATCGGGACGACGTCGACTTCGTGGTCACCGCCGGCGCGACGAGTATCGAACCCGAGGACGTCACCCTCGACGCCGTCGAGCCGTTGCTAGAGCAGGAGATAACCGCCTTCGACGAACTGTTCACACAGATCGGATACGAGCTGATCGGCTCGCAAATCGTCGCGACGCGCACGCTCGCCGGCGTCTCCGAGCAGGTCCTCGTATTCTGTCTCCCCGGCGACCCCGATGCGGCGTCGCTCGCGATCGAGGACATCATCCTCCCGGAGGCGGCCGCCCTCGTCGACCTCGCTCGGGAAGACCGGACCGCGGACGACGACGACGACGTAAACGGTGATGAATGA